The Callithrix jacchus isolate 240 chromosome X, calJac240_pri, whole genome shotgun sequence genome contains a region encoding:
- the LOC103790239 gene encoding X antigen family member 5, with the protein MSGRERKHRPMRHVRLVQLTRPDEPSVPKPQQEETPAESRDRTPGQKREVQGGPKIRRTGKVPGLKADLQELSQSKTGGECGEGPDVQGKILPKSEELKMPEGAEGKPQV; encoded by the exons AtgagtgggagagaaagaaaacatagacCAATGCGACATGTGCGACTTGTTCAGCTGACCAGGCCTGAT GAGCCCAGTGTGCCAAAGCCTCAACAAGAAGAAACACCAGCTGAAAGTCGGGATCGTACACCTGGTCAGAAGAGAGAAGTTCAGGGTGGACCTAAGATTCGAAGAACTGGGAAGG tgccTGGCCTGAAAGCTGATCTCCAGGAGCTGTCTCAGTCAAAGACTGGGGGTGAATGCGGAGAAGGTCCTGATGTCCAGGGGAAGATTCTGCCAAAATCAGAGGAACTTAAAATGCCAGAAGGAG CGGAAGGGAAACCTCAGGTTTAA